One genomic window of Desulfobacterales bacterium includes the following:
- a CDS encoding YraN family protein, whose product MSEARIALGKKGEELAAAHLRGLGYRILERNCRLSTGELDIVARDGPVLVFVEVKTRTGVGFGGPLEAVTVRKQRQLVKAALEYLGRKGLRNRPVRFDVVGVLMTGGTGPTAGPVRIELVRNAFDQGLG is encoded by the coding sequence ATGAGCGAAGCGAGAATCGCGCTGGGCAAAAAAGGGGAGGAATTGGCAGCAGCCCATCTCCGCGGTCTGGGCTACCGGATTCTGGAGCGCAACTGCCGGCTCAGCACCGGTGAACTCGATATTGTGGCAAGGGATGGCCCGGTCCTGGTCTTTGTCGAGGTCAAGACCAGGACCGGGGTCGGCTTCGGCGGACCCCTGGAGGCGGTAACCGTGCGCAAGCAACGGCAGTTGGTCAAGGCGGCCCTGGAGTACCTGGGCCGCAAGGGGCTGCGTAACCGCCCGGTCCGTTTTGATGTGGTCGGGGTCCTGATGACCGGCGGAACAGGACCAACGGCCGGTCCGGTCCGGATCGAACTGGTCAGAAACGCCTTTGATCAGGGCCTTGGCTGA